The Longimicrobiaceae bacterium region GAGCAGCGCCAGGTGCGACGGGGCCTCCTCCCACTCCGTCGGGGCGAGCGCGTCCAGCGCTCCCGGGGAGGTCAGGAAGACCGTCTCGTTCAGGTACTCGCCAGCGTGCGCCGCCGCGTCCGCTGCGTGCAGCGACCCGTCGCGCCCGCGGACGACCACCGCGCCGTCCCCCACCTGCGCCGCCACCACCCGCTCGGGGG contains the following coding sequences:
- a CDS encoding protein phosphatase 2C domain-containing protein, which produces PERVVAAQVGDGAVVVRGRDGSLHAADAAAHAGEYLNETVFLTSPGALDALAPTEWEEAPSHLALLTDGLQLLALRMPRGTPHPPFFEPLFRFVAEEPDPGRASERLRAYLAGPRVAARADDDLTLLLAALG